A window from Micromonospora terminaliae encodes these proteins:
- the asnB gene encoding asparagine synthase (glutamine-hydrolyzing) codes for MCGLLAFFSARGDAAAHRDHIAGALECLHHRGPDETGVEVVGDASGRYADGVFAHKRLAIIDVALSHEPLPYAGGRYLLTFNGEIYNYIELRDELIRDYGAQFATNGDGEVIVAGYHYWGEQVLTKLRGMFAFVIWDRQERRAFGARDYFGIKPLHYLETQDGLYLASEKKALLPFAHSAYQGDAGIDPANLSHYLTLQYVPEPGTLHRGINRIGSGEYLTWTPGGRIEVRRWYRPVFRPAPVSDEQKLYHEIRETLRESVRMHMRSDVPVGSFLSSGIDSTAVVALAREFNPNILTFTVGYDVPGYSEIDVAQDSARHLDVTTIPTKIGPQDMIEALPKIVWHLDDPVADPALVPLYFVAKKAAEHVTVVLSGEGADEFFGGYTIYREPLSLNAVNSLPGGVQKGLRAVSKAIPQGVKGKSFLERGTTPIEERYYGNARMFTEEEKQHLLRRYDPSVRYTDVTAPIYAEATELDDVTKMQYVDLYTWLRGDILVKADRISMAHSLEVRVPFLDREVFNVAAGIPVDLKLPPRSEATKYAMRQALQGVVPPAIVNRKKLGFPTPTRVWLRGEMYEWARHVLATSGAGDLIDLSYAMRLLEEHKREEADHSRKVWTVLIFCIWHAIFVAKTLDPGIQRNQSALLTKPVVGSMVR; via the coding sequence ATGTGCGGACTCCTGGCCTTCTTCAGCGCGCGCGGTGACGCCGCCGCTCACCGCGACCACATCGCCGGAGCACTGGAGTGCCTGCACCACCGCGGCCCCGACGAGACCGGGGTCGAGGTGGTCGGCGACGCCTCCGGCCGGTACGCGGACGGGGTGTTCGCGCACAAGCGGCTGGCGATCATCGACGTGGCGCTCAGCCACGAGCCGCTGCCCTACGCGGGCGGCCGCTACCTGCTCACCTTCAACGGCGAGATCTACAACTACATCGAGCTGCGCGACGAGCTGATCCGCGACTACGGCGCCCAGTTCGCCACCAACGGCGACGGCGAGGTGATCGTCGCCGGCTACCACTACTGGGGTGAGCAGGTGCTCACCAAGCTGCGTGGCATGTTCGCCTTCGTGATCTGGGACCGGCAGGAGCGGCGGGCCTTCGGCGCCCGGGACTACTTCGGCATCAAGCCGCTGCACTACCTGGAGACCCAGGACGGGCTCTACCTGGCCTCCGAGAAGAAGGCCCTGCTGCCGTTCGCGCACTCGGCCTACCAGGGCGACGCGGGCATCGACCCGGCCAACCTGAGCCACTACCTGACCCTCCAGTACGTGCCGGAGCCGGGCACGCTGCACCGCGGCATCAACCGGATCGGGTCGGGGGAGTACCTGACCTGGACGCCGGGCGGCCGGATCGAGGTGCGCCGCTGGTACCGGCCGGTGTTCCGGCCCGCCCCGGTCTCCGACGAGCAGAAGCTCTACCACGAGATCCGGGAGACGCTGCGGGAGAGCGTCCGGATGCACATGCGCTCGGACGTGCCGGTCGGCTCGTTCCTCTCCAGCGGCATCGACTCCACCGCCGTGGTGGCCCTGGCCCGGGAGTTCAACCCGAACATCCTGACCTTCACCGTCGGTTACGACGTGCCCGGCTACTCCGAGATCGACGTGGCCCAGGACTCGGCCCGGCACCTCGACGTGACCACCATCCCGACCAAGATCGGGCCGCAGGACATGATCGAGGCGCTGCCGAAGATCGTCTGGCACCTGGACGACCCGGTGGCCGACCCGGCCCTCGTGCCGCTCTACTTCGTGGCGAAGAAGGCCGCCGAGCACGTCACCGTGGTGCTCTCCGGCGAGGGCGCCGACGAGTTCTTCGGCGGCTACACGATCTACCGGGAGCCGCTGTCGCTCAACGCGGTCAACAGCCTGCCCGGCGGCGTGCAGAAGGGCCTGCGGGCGGTCTCCAAGGCCATCCCGCAGGGCGTGAAGGGCAAGAGCTTCCTGGAGCGGGGCACCACCCCCATCGAGGAGCGCTACTACGGCAACGCGCGGATGTTCACCGAGGAGGAGAAGCAGCACCTGCTGCGCCGCTACGACCCCTCGGTGCGCTACACCGACGTCACGGCGCCCATCTACGCCGAGGCGACCGAGCTGGACGACGTCACCAAGATGCAGTACGTCGACCTCTACACGTGGCTGCGCGGCGACATCCTGGTCAAGGCCGACCGGATCTCGATGGCGCACTCGCTGGAGGTCCGGGTGCCGTTCCTCGACCGCGAGGTGTTCAACGTCGCGGCGGGCATCCCGGTCGATCTGAAGCTGCCGCCGCGCTCGGAGGCCACCAAGTACGCGATGCGCCAGGCGTTGCAGGGCGTGGTGCCGCCGGCCATCGTCAACCGCAAGAAGCTGGGCTTCCCGACCCCGACCCGGGTCTGGCTGCGCGGCGAGATGTACGAGTGGGCCCGGCACGTGCTGGCCACCTCCGGCGCGGGCGACCTCATCGACCTGTCGTACGCGATGCGGCTGCTGGAGGAGCACAAGCGGGAGGAGGCGGACCACTCCCGCAAGGTGTGGACCGTGCTGATCTTCTGCATCTGGCACGCCATCTTCGTGGCGAAGACCCTCGACCCGGGCATCCAGCGCAACCAGTCCGCCCTGCTCACCAAGCCGGTGGTCGGCAGCATGGTCCGCTGA